The following coding sequences lie in one Planctomycetota bacterium genomic window:
- the fabG gene encoding 3-oxoacyl-[acyl-carrier-protein] reductase produces the protein MKIDLAGRTALVTGASRGIGREIALALGRAGANVALVATNEALLAEVAGLLGPNALPLRCDVSRPAEIEEAVEKAAARFGGLDILVNNAGITRDNLLLRIKEEDWDQVLDTNLKAPFLFIKAAGRYLMRSKAGRVINISSVAGLLGNAGQANYAAAKAGLVALTKTAARELAARNVLVNAVAPGFVRTDMAAKVDPKTLEQAVQNIPLKRMGEASEIAHAVLFLASDLASYVTGQVLVVDGGMAM, from the coding sequence ATGAAGATCGATCTGGCCGGCCGGACCGCGCTGGTCACCGGCGCCTCCCGCGGGATCGGCCGCGAAATCGCCCTGGCCCTCGGCCGGGCCGGCGCGAACGTGGCGCTCGTGGCGACGAACGAAGCGCTCCTGGCGGAGGTCGCCGGCCTCCTCGGACCGAACGCCCTTCCCCTGCGCTGCGACGTCTCCCGCCCCGCCGAAATCGAAGAGGCCGTCGAGAAGGCCGCCGCGCGCTTCGGCGGTCTGGACATCCTGGTCAACAACGCCGGGATCACGCGCGACAACCTGCTGCTTCGGATCAAGGAGGAAGACTGGGACCAGGTCCTCGATACGAACCTCAAGGCGCCCTTCCTCTTCATCAAGGCCGCGGGACGCTACCTCATGCGGTCCAAGGCCGGCCGCGTCATCAACATTTCCAGCGTCGCCGGCCTTCTCGGCAACGCCGGACAGGCCAACTACGCGGCGGCCAAGGCGGGACTCGTGGCCCTCACCAAGACCGCCGCGCGCGAGCTGGCGGCCCGGAACGTCCTCGTCAATGCGGTCGCCCCCGGCTTCGTCCGCACCGACATGGCCGCGAAAGTCGATCCCAAAACCCTCGAGCAGGCCGTCCAGAACATCCCGCTCAAACGCATGGGAGAGGCCTCCGAGATCGCCCACGCGGTGCTCTTCCTGGCGAGCGACCTGGCGTCGTACGTCACCGGCCAGGTCCTCGTCGTCGACGGCGGGATGGCGATGTAA
- a CDS encoding DUF4261 domain-containing protein, whose protein sequence is MSEASGSPPRPADRPFAMAMIALREAAFPSDRDIFAALARQWPDVPAPQEHAPRASAVTFQLDRERGALSFVPSPIPWESLKGPCATAWYWPQAAEAMKAHRAHVIAGLGGGPADAVTRRLWLTALAGAVASAAGPTACGLLWPGGMVVHAPEPFLDRAREMSRGSLPLELWIDFRIFRESEDTLTLFTTGLAEFGLPDLEIRRSRRPFKEVYAAAFNTAHYLIDQGPVLKDGDTLGLAAGETVLVHHVESRWGHGRTILSIRY, encoded by the coding sequence ATGAGCGAAGCCTCCGGATCCCCGCCCCGCCCGGCCGATCGCCCCTTCGCCATGGCGATGATCGCCCTGCGGGAAGCCGCCTTTCCTTCCGACCGCGACATCTTCGCGGCTCTCGCCCGGCAGTGGCCCGACGTTCCCGCTCCGCAGGAACACGCCCCCCGGGCCTCGGCCGTCACGTTCCAACTGGACCGAGAACGCGGGGCGCTCTCCTTCGTGCCGTCCCCCATCCCGTGGGAAAGCCTCAAGGGGCCGTGCGCCACCGCCTGGTACTGGCCGCAGGCCGCCGAAGCGATGAAGGCCCATCGCGCGCACGTCATCGCGGGCCTCGGAGGCGGCCCGGCGGACGCGGTCACCCGGCGGCTCTGGCTGACCGCGCTCGCCGGCGCGGTCGCCTCCGCTGCGGGCCCGACGGCGTGCGGCCTGCTCTGGCCCGGCGGCATGGTCGTCCACGCGCCCGAGCCCTTCCTCGACCGGGCCCGCGAGATGAGCCGCGGCAGCCTCCCTCTGGAACTCTGGATCGATTTTCGGATCTTCCGGGAGAGCGAGGACACCCTCACGCTCTTCACCACGGGGCTCGCCGAGTTCGGCCTGCCGGACCTCGAAATCCGCCGGTCGCGGCGCCCGTTCAAGGAGGTCTACGCGGCCGCCTTCAACACGGCGCACTACCTGATCGACCAGGGGCCCGTCCTCAAGGACGGCGACACGCTGGGTCTGGCGGCCGGCGAGACCGTCCTGGTTCACCACGTGGAATCCCGCTGGGGCCACGGCCGCACGATTCTGTCGATCCGCTATTGA
- the fabD gene encoding ACP S-malonyltransferase: protein MVKTAYLFAGQGAQTVGMGKDLAEAFPRVRELYERAGRILGFDLARVSFEGPAEELNRTDRCQPALLVHGIACLEVARARGLPEAEAAAGLSLGEYTAHVYAGSLSFEDGVRLLERRGRYMQEACDRTPSGMVSILGLDRAAVEEACRGQGDVGVANLNAPGQIVISGENAALERAVARCKERGAKRAVPLRVAGAYHSVVMAPAQEKMRRELESVKISRPRIPVYANVSARPLVDPEDIRQALAVQITRPVLWEDTIRAIAAETYVELGPGKVLAGLVRRIDEKAHVVSIEGVSS from the coding sequence ATGGTAAAGACCGCCTATCTCTTCGCCGGGCAGGGCGCCCAGACCGTGGGCATGGGCAAGGACCTGGCGGAAGCCTTTCCGCGCGTGCGGGAGCTTTACGAACGGGCCGGCCGGATCCTCGGCTTCGACCTCGCCCGCGTCTCGTTCGAAGGACCCGCCGAGGAACTCAACCGCACGGATCGCTGCCAGCCGGCGCTTCTGGTGCACGGCATCGCCTGCCTGGAGGTCGCCCGCGCCCGCGGCCTGCCGGAGGCGGAGGCGGCGGCGGGACTCTCCCTGGGCGAATACACCGCCCACGTCTACGCCGGCTCCCTCTCGTTCGAGGACGGCGTGCGCCTGCTGGAGCGCCGCGGGCGCTACATGCAGGAAGCCTGCGACCGGACCCCTTCCGGCATGGTCTCGATCCTCGGACTCGACCGCGCCGCCGTCGAGGAGGCCTGCCGCGGCCAGGGGGACGTGGGCGTCGCCAACCTCAACGCCCCCGGACAGATCGTCATCAGCGGGGAAAACGCCGCCCTCGAGCGCGCGGTCGCCCGCTGCAAGGAACGCGGCGCCAAGCGCGCCGTCCCCCTGCGCGTGGCCGGAGCCTACCACTCCGTGGTTATGGCCCCCGCGCAGGAGAAGATGCGGCGGGAACTCGAATCCGTGAAGATCTCCCGCCCGAGGATCCCGGTCTACGCCAACGTCAGCGCCCGACCCCTCGTCGACCCGGAGGACATCCGGCAGGCGCTGGCGGTCCAGATCACCCGCCCCGTTCTCTGGGAAGACACCATCCGGGCCATCGCCGCCGAGACCTACGTGGAGCTCGGCCCCGGAAAGGTCCTGGCGGGCCTCGTCCGGCGAATCGACGAGAAGGCCCACGTCGTCTCGATCGAAGGAGTGTCCTCATGA